Proteins co-encoded in one Babylonia areolata isolate BAREFJ2019XMU chromosome 5, ASM4173473v1, whole genome shotgun sequence genomic window:
- the LOC143282181 gene encoding uncharacterized protein LOC143282181 — MTTTQPHRAIILDLHSSSTLSNKDFYPHHPSSSSSSSSPHAQCNHNDHLHHSSSSSSSPSSSTSHILHADLLGKSLNDIITKDQQSSTGDLVQLYLLARTGTAEAGSTAALREDLLASREEEGWGVRVTVVEAEERIASFYRAKQHLDHLGISRVTLVTRDAAAEQFWTLVCRELFTPVHEWQVVKVEVEVEVVVEKAVKEETQQVKDFLDRARTTSNHLTPGNSVDDDDSDLDDGEESSLERDGDFNNTESSSLLGDNFNTEIPSTTLVHGTESASTRDDLKTDKEPAAQRDSKSGEKRSWKQDDDNDNDVVPFSGAAGSGSGSESGSEERSKSVGGFSAARGCSSSSSSTVTADSVRAEIRGFLKTLPSLLALPEADRSPLLPGEAEGFVHGFSTRRGGVTSLPTLCSMNLLYTDKKRDPPLVVEENRRRLALVGGFDPQTFHIVKVEHGHRVWTVGEEEPPLKYDALVTNRRDVTLAAAGADCIPLLFADPVTMAIGAAHAGWLGSVKRVAGCVVETMRDRFGCRPEDIRVCMGPGIRLGCFRVLEEEGKMFADIHPSCQVDVVRQLPVCHKIEETRLQGEGSSRGCDDEMSGGFLGEDVSCRPASWTGEKSEEVRTVRGAVAADRERTLLPRARASEVVDGRVTPQASQEEEVAVADGRIMSSDRSNSQGDREGTARSEHPLADLFRVQEVPAERLRPQGPQQKRKSSRLQWTFVDLQMTNYHVLLQAGVKAEHIDMSTSHCTKCNPRLYFSYERDGFPFGNQIGFISMPSRLSA; from the exons atgaccaccactcAGCCGCATAGAGCCATTATCCTAGACCTCCACTCCTCCAGCACCCTCTCCAACAAAGacttttacccccaccacccctcctcctcctcgtcctcctcctccccccacgcccaGTGCAACCACAatgaccacctccaccactcgtcgtcatcgtcctcctccccatcctcctccacctcccacatCCTCCACGCCGACCTGTTGGGGAAGAGCCTCAACGACATCATCACCAAGGACCAGCAGAGCTCCACCGGTGACCTCGTGCAGTTGTACCTCCTCGCCCGCACGGGCACAGCAGAGGCGGGCAGCACGGCGGCCTTGAGGGAGGACCTGCTGGCGTCcagggaagaagaaggatggggcGTCCGTGTGACGGTGGTGGAGGCCGAGGAGCGGATCGCCAGCTTCTACCGGGCCAAGCAGCACCTGGACCACCTGGGCATCAGCAGGGTCACCCTGGTGACGCGCGACGCCGCTGCCGAACAGTTCTGGACGTTGGTGTGTCGGGAGCTGTTCACGCCGGTGCACGAGTGGCAagtggtgaaggtggaggtggaggtggaggtggtggtggagaaggctgTGAAGGAAGAGACGCAGCAGGTGAAGGACTTCCTGGACAGAGCCAGAACAACCAGCAACCACCTCACCCCAGGCAACTCAGTGGACGATGACGACTCAGACCTCGATGATGGCGAGGAGTCTTCTTTGGAACGTGACGGAGACTTCAACAACACAGAATCTTCCTCGCTTCTTGGTGATAACTTCAACACGGAAATACCCTCGACAACTCTCGTCCACGGAACAGAATCCGCCTCGACGCGTGACGACCTGAAAACTGACAAAGAACCCGCAGCTCAGCGGGACTCGAAGAGCGGAGAAAAACGGAGCTGGAAacaagacgacgacaacgacaacgacgttGTCCCCTTCTCGGGCGCAGCAGGATCAGGGTCAGGGTCAGAATCAGGGTCTGAAGAAAGGTCAAAATCCGTAGGAGGGTTCTCTGCGGCGCGgggatgcagcagcagcagcagcagcaccgtaACGGCGGACTCGGTGCGGGCCGAGATCCGAGGCTTCCTGAAGACCCTGCCCTCGCTCCTGGCTCTGCCCGAGGCGGACCGCTCCCCGTTGCTGCCCGGGGAGGCGGAGGGCTTCGTGCACGGGTTCAGCACGCGGAGGGGCGGGGTGACCTCACTGCCTACCCTGTGCTCCATGAACCTGCTGTACACGGACAAGAAGCGGGACCCGCctctggtggtggaggagaaccGTCGGCGTCTGGCTCTG GTGGGAGGGTTCGACCCCCAAACCTTCCACATCGTCAAGGTGGAGCACGGGCACCGCGTGTGGACGGTGGGCGAGGAGGAGCCGCCCCTCAAGTACGACGCCCTCGTCACCAACCGCCGTGACGTCACCCTGGCGGCGGCGGGCGCCGACTGCATCCCCCTGCTCTTTGCCGATCCCGTGACCATGGCCATCGGCGCGGCGCACGCCGGGTGGCTGGGGTCGGTGAAGCGGGTGGCCGGGTGCGTGGTGGAGACCATGAGGGACAGGTTCGGGTGCCGGCCCGAGGACATCCGGGTGTGCATGGGCCCCGGGATCAGGCTCGGGTGCTTCAGGGTgctggaggaggaagggaagatgtTCGCCGACATCCACCCCTCCTGTCAGGTCGACGTCGTGCGGCAGCTACCCGTCTGTCACAAGATTGAGGAGACTCGCCTGCAAGGGGAAGGTTCGTCGCGTGGCTGTGATGACGAGATGAGCGGGGGATTCCTGGGGGAAGACGTTTCCTGTCGTCCAGCGTCGTGGACAGGCGAGAAGAGCGAGGAGGTGAGGACGGTCCGCGGTGCTGTTGCAGCAGATCGCGAAAGGACGCTCCTCCCCAGAGCGCGGGCTTCAGAGGTAGTGGACGGACGAGTCACGCCGCAGGcttcacaagaagaagaagtcgcaGTAGCAGATGGTAGAATCATGTCATCGGATCGCTCGAACTCTCAGGGCGACCGTGAAGGAACAGCCCGCTCAGAACACCCTCTGGCGGACCTGTTCCGCGTGCAGGAGGTCCCAGCGGAGCGGCTCCGTCCCCAGGGCCCGCAGCAGAAGCGGAAGAGCTCGCGCCTTCAGTGGACCTTCGTGGACCTGCAGATGACCAACTACCACGTGCTGCTGCAGGCCGGGGTCAAGGCCGAGCACATCGACATGAGCACCTCGCACTGCACCAAGTGCAACCCGCGCCTCTACTTCTCTTACGAGAGGGACGGCTTCCCCTTCGGCAACCAGATTGGATTCATCAGCATGCCTTCGCGGCTGTCGGCCTGA